One Cheilinus undulatus linkage group 22, ASM1832078v1, whole genome shotgun sequence DNA window includes the following coding sequences:
- the LOC121504290 gene encoding putative uncharacterized protein DDB_G0286901 has product MASWKTLRYGQQTHLHHLVCDAVLDVCWHPWAKLYNSSNNGTIHCKCNRFNNGTIHCKCNRFNNGTIHCKCNRFNNGTIHCKCNRFNNGTIHCKCNRFNNGTIHVKRNSCNNGTNNGKRNRFNNGTVQVKRNSCNNGNNDGKRNRFNNGTNDGKHNRFNNGTIHVKRNSCNNGTNDGKHNRFNNGTIHVKHNRFNNGTIHVKHNRFNNGTIHVKHNSCNNGTIHVKHNSCNNGTIHVKHNSCNNGTIHCPNCCPDHCHNH; this is encoded by the exons ATGGCCAGCTGGAAAACGCTACG GTATGGACAACAGACTCATCTTCACCATCTTGTTTGTGACGCTGTCCTGGATGTCTGTTGGCATCCATGGGCAAAGCTCTACAACAGTAGCAACAATGGCACCATCCACTGCAAGTGCAACAGGTTCAACAATGGCACCATCCACTGCAAGTGCAACAGGTTCAACAATGGCACCATCCACTGCAAGTGCAACAGGTTCAACAATGGCACCATCCACTGCAAGTGCAACAGGTTCAACAATGGCACCATCCACTGCAAGTGCAACAGGTTCAACAATGGCACCATCCACGTCAAACGCAACAGCTGCAACAATGGCACCAACAATGGCAAACGCAACAGGTTCAACAATGGCACCGTCCAAGTCAAACGCAACAGCTGCAACAATGGCAACAACGATGGCAAACGCAACAGGTTCAACAATGGCACCAATGATGGCAAACACAACAGGTTCAACAATGGCACCATCCACGTCAAACGCAACAGCTGCAACAATGGCACCAATGATGGCAAACACAACAGGTTCAACAATGGCACCATCCATGTCAAACACAACAGGTTCAACAATGGCACCATCCATGTCAAACACAACAGGTTCAACAATGGCACCATCCATGTCAAACACAACAGCTGCAACAATGGCACCATCCACGTCAAACACAACAGCTGCAACAATGGCACCATCCACGTCAAACACAACAGCTGCAACAATGGCACCATCCACTGCCCCAACTGCTGCCCTGACCACTGCCACAACCATTAG